From Acanthopagrus latus isolate v.2019 chromosome 22, fAcaLat1.1, whole genome shotgun sequence, the proteins below share one genomic window:
- the LOC119012507 gene encoding syndecan-1-like produces the protein MRKPLITSLFFTFVFIRPVYTTFSGLPEDLEGSGYDLESSGSGEGSEEGGIINITVDPSIKDVRIFAVNTKGGTQNTGSSDLNFDNSLWSSKDSGFVVMANSKSFLERKEILAGVIAGGVAGVIFAAGLAGLLIYKWQKKAEEGYVLGQQRASDEDYYRHNRDEIFVV, from the exons ATGAGGAAACCTTTAATTACCTCTTTATTCTTTACCTTTGTGTTTATACGTCCAGTTTACACGACG TTTTCTGGCCTTCCTGAAGACTTGGAGGGATCAGGATATGACCTGGAGAGTTCTGGTTCAGGGGAGGGGTCAGAAGAAG GTGGAATTATAAACATCACGGTCGACCCCAGCATCAAAGATGTCAGAATATTTGCAGTGAACACCAAAGGGGGAACCCAGAATACT GGTTCTTCAGACCTGAACTTTGACAACTCGCTCTGGTCTTCAAAAGACAGCGGATTTGTCGTCATGGCAAACAGCAAGAGTTTCTTGGAGAGAAAGGAAATCCTTGCAG GTGTTATTGCAGGAGGAGTCGCAGGAGTGATATTTGCAGCTGGGCTGGCTGGATTATTAATCTACAAATGGCAGAAGAAAGCTGAGGAAGGATATGTGCTGGGTCAGCAGAGGGCTTCAGATGAAGATTATTACAGACACAACAGGGATGaaatttttgttgtttag